In Rhinatrema bivittatum chromosome 1, aRhiBiv1.1, whole genome shotgun sequence, a single genomic region encodes these proteins:
- the LOC115098306 gene encoding olfactory receptor 10C1-like translates to MKHDNGTVVLEFILLGHWYLLCYPRLLFTLLLIIYILSLMGNSLIIYIIQMDSRLHIPMYFFLCHLSLLEILFTSTTIPTMMIVSLGQRKRISVPGCLVQIFFLHFLGCTECCLLTVMAYDRYMAICRPLHYNMAMRKSICLQLATISWAGGFLDALVLTVVTSKLPFCGPNEVANFFCDIPPLLKLACVDTRANETTLSLAGSLLALIPFLFILASYFHIISAILRISSSQARWKVFSTCTSHLTVVSLFYGTVIFTYVIPSSSYSINQDRVGSLVCTVFTPILNPLIYSLRNHKVKEAVKKTLWRKVMTPSDLFMR, encoded by the coding sequence ATGAAACATGACAATGGGACAGTGGTATTGGAattcattctgctgggacactgGTATCTTCTTTGCTATCCAAGGCTCCTCTTCACACTGCTGCTTATTATTTACATCCTAAGCCTGATGGGAAACTCCCTCATCATCTATATTATTCAAATGGATTCCCGTCTCCACATCCCTATGTACTTCTTCCTCTGCCACCTCTCCCTCCTGGAGATTCTATTCACCTCAACCACCATTCCCACCATGATGATTGTCTCCCTTGGCCAGAGGAAGAGAATCTCTGTCCCAGGCTGCTTGGTACAAATTTTCTTCCTCCACTTCTTGGGCTGCACCGAGTGCTGTCTGTTAACTGTGATGGCCTATGATCGCTATATGGCCATCTGTAGACCATTGCATTACAACATGGCCATGAGGAAGAGCATTTGCCTTCAGTTGGCAACTATTTCATGGGCTGGTGGCTTCTTGGATGCTTTGGTGCTGACTGTTGTGACTTCTAAGTTGCCCTTCTGTGGCCCCAATGAAGTAGCCAATTTTTTCTGTGATATTCCACCACTATTGAAACTGGCCTGCGTGGACACTCGGGCCAATGAAACAACACTTAGCTTGGCTGGCTCATTGCTGGCACTCATCCCATTCCTCTTCATACTTGCATCCTACTTCCATATCATCTCAGCCATACTGAGGATCAGTTCATCCCAAGCTCGTTGGAAGGTCTTCTCCACCTGTACTTCTCACCTCACTGTGGTCAGTTTGTTCTATGGCACAGTCATCTTTACCTATGTCATACCCTCATCCAGTTACTCCATTAACCAGGACAGAGTAGGGTCTTTAGTCTGTACTGTGTTCACACCCATACTAAACCCCCTTATTTATAGCCTGAGGAACCATAAAGTTAAAGAAGCCGTAAAAAAGACCCTGTGGAGGAAAGTAATGACCCCATCTGACTTGTTCATGAGATGA